Proteins from one Kazachstania africana CBS 2517 chromosome 1, complete genome genomic window:
- the MRPL22 gene encoding mitochondrial 54S ribosomal protein uL22m (similar to Saccharomyces cerevisiae MRPL22 (YNL177C); ancestral locus Anc_2.78) encodes MNSISRTSSLFNQFKLGGLLYTRTLHVSQRYLQQGSLFSNVRDPSVGKTNEEPSQLTKRINMTLENGDEQTIDKGSIGLKNDKTLQEFIKSKRQLERPATSILLSPLKKQIYEENCKINGGFYQKDTIVTLPNSDVKYKLNLTNKEIEVLEPSVRVSSYRIKSSMKKATHLLRMLSGLDLKDAITQCHFSERDIARDVAEMLERGVEDAKTLGVDPDDLYVAQIWSGSDGEWLKRVDIKGRARMGIIRHRYIHVRGILKSKKVTKRRLEKEEKLRQEKRKPWVQLADKPIRGVTGGVYKW; translated from the coding sequence ATGAACTCAATTTCAAGGACTAGTTCACTTTTCAACCAGTTTAAACTTGGTGGACTCTTATATACGCGTACATTACATGTTTCCCAACGATATCTACAACAGGGCTCCCTTTTCAGCAATGTTCGAGATCCCAGCGTTGGAAAGACGAATGAGGAACCTTCTCAGCTTACCAAACGAATAAATATGACTTTAGAAAATGGAGATGAACAAACAATTGATAAGGGGTCCATTGGCCTGAAGAATGATAAGACACTACAGGAATTTATAAAATCTAAGCGACAATTAGAGAGACCTGCCACTTCGATTCTCCTTtcaccattgaaaaaacaaatatacGAGGAGAATTGTAAAATCAATGGTGGCTTTTATCAGAAGGATACTATTGTAACGTTACCGAACTCTGACGTGAAATATAAGCTGAATTTAACGAACAAGGAAATTGAAGTGTTAGAGCCGTCAGTACGTGTTAGCTCATACAGAATTAAATCTTCTATGAAGAAAGCCACACATCTTCTTAGGATGTTGAGTGGATTAGATCTCAAGGATGCTATAACGCAATGTCATTTCTCCGAGAGAGATATTGCTAGAGATGTAGCTGAGATGTTGGAAAGAGGTGTAGAGGATGCGAAAACGTTAGGAGTGGATCCTGATGATCTATACGTTGCGCAAATATGGAGTGGTAGTGATGGCGAATGGCTCAAGCGTGTCGATATAAAAGGTAGAGCGAGAATGGGTATCATAAGACACAGATACATTCATGTGAGAGGAATTTTAAAAAGTAAGAAAGTTACCAAACGTAGATTAgagaaggaagaaaaattaaggCAAGAGAAAAGGAAACCATGGGTCCAATTGGCAGATAAACCTATTAGAGGGGTCACTGGAGGTGTTTATAAATGGTAA
- the RPS3 gene encoding 40S ribosomal protein uS3 (similar to Saccharomyces cerevisiae RPS3 (YNL178W); ancestral locus Anc_2.76), with protein MVALISKKRKLVADGVFYAELNEFFTRELAEEGYSGVEVRVTPTKTEVIIRATRTQDVLGENGRRINELTLLVQKRFKYAPGTIVLYAERVQDRGLSAIAQAESMKFKLLNGLAIRRAAYGVVRFVMESGAKGCEVVVSGKLRAARAKSMKFADGFLIHSGQPVNDFIDIATRHVLMRQGVLGIKVKIMRDPSRNKVGPTALPDAVSIVEPKDEERVTQPTVKDYRPAEEESAPAAEEATA; from the coding sequence atggtCGCTTTAATTTccaagaagagaaagttAGTCGCTGACGGTGTTTTCTACGCCGAATTAAACGAATTCTTCACCAGAGAATTAGCTGAAGAAGGTTACTCCGGTGTCGAAGTTAGAGTTACTCCAACCAAGACTGAAGTCATCATCAGAGCTACCAGAACTCAAGATGTCTTAGGTGAAAACGGTAGAAGAATCAACGAATTGACCTTATTAGTTCAAAAGAGATTCAAGTACGCCCCAGGTACCATCGTCTTATACGCCGAAAGAGTTCAAGACCGTGGTTTATCTGCTATTGCTCAAGCTGAATCcatgaaattcaaattattaaacGGTTTAGCCATCAGAAGAGCCGCTTACGGTGTCGTCAGATTCGTTATGGAATCCGGTGCTAAGGGTTGTGAAGTTGTCGTCTCTGGTAAATTAAGAGCTGCTAGAGCTAAGTCTATGAAGTTCGCTGACGGTTTCTTAATTCACTCCGGTCAACCAGTCAACGACTTCATTGACATTGCCACCAGACACGTCCTAATGAGACAAGGTGTTTTAGGTATCAAGGTTAAGATCATGAGAGACCCATCCAGGAACAAGGTCGGTCCAACCGCTTTACCAGATGCTGTCTCTATCGTTGAACCAAaggatgaagaaagagTTACTCAACCAACCGTCAAGGATTACAGACcagctgaagaagaatccGCCCCAGCTGCTGAAGAAGCTACCGCTTAA
- the RHO5 gene encoding Rho family GTPase RHO5 (similar to Saccharomyces cerevisiae RHO5 (YNL180C); ancestral locus Anc_2.75): MKSIKCVVIGDGAVGKTSLLISYTTGTFPRDYVPTVFDNYTTTISLSNSSLSNSTPSLKSHPHSLESLQLFKLNLWDTAGQEEYDRLRPLSYPQTDIFLICFSVAESNSFKNVTEKWLPELKTNSNIENSEIFKKSGKYPILLVGTKSDLRDDTVEQKKLHLNDSDFVSQQVIDKFVKDNLFMGYVETSAATQTGVREVFETAVRFVASDMEKPSTKNVQDYINDKKSSPTSNINNNSVMTSKPSSSAPQVNKSNQKTSAAKATTSNKKPSKFTTNTIAVTDKSSKKSKKKSKCVIF; encoded by the coding sequence ATGAAATCAATCAAGTGTGTCGTGATAGGCGATGGCGCAGTAGGTAAAACATCCTTACTCATCTCATATACTACAGGTACTTTCCCGCGAGATTACGTCCCGACAGTTTTCGACAATTATACAACGACgatatcattatcaaattcatcattatcaaattcaacaCCGTCTTTGAAATCACATCCGCATTCTTTGGAATCTTTACAGCTATTCAAGTTGAATCTTTGGGATACGGCAGGtcaagaagaatatgatCGTTTAAGACCTCTTTCTTATCCACAAACCGATATCTTTTTAATCTGTTTCTCCGTAGCTGAATCAAATAGTTTTAAAAATGTCACTGAAAAATGGTTACctgaattgaaaacaaattcaaatattgaaaattcagaaatcttcaaaaaatcagGTAAATATCCAATTCTTTTAGTTGGTACTAAGTCTGATTTAAGGGATGACACAGTTGAAcagaaaaaattgcatttAAATGATTCAGATTTCGTTTCGCAACAAGTTATCGATAAATTTGTCAAagataatcttttcatgGGTTATGTAGAAACTTCTGCAGCTACTCAAACCGGTGTACGTGAAGTTTTCGAAACCGCTGTTCGTTTTGTGGCTTCCGATATGGAAAAACCATCTACTAAGAATGTGCAAGATTATATTAACgataaaaaatcatcaCCAACATCCAATATAAACAATAATAGTGTAATGACTAGTAaaccatcatcatcagcACCACAAgttaataaatcaaatcaaaagaCAAGTGCTGCAAAAGCAACTACATCTAATAAAAAACCTAGCAAATTTACTACTAACACAATTGCTGTTACAGATAAAAGTagtaaaaaatcaaaaaagaaatctaaATGTGTTATATTCTAG